The window TTGTTCTCGTGCGTGAGTCGTTCGAGCTTTTGCTGATACTTGTTGTTCTCCGCGTTCGCGTCGAGGAGTTTGTCCCGCATCTCCTCGTTCTGGGATTCGAGGACTTCGAGGCGTTCTTGGAGCGCCTCTATTTTCTCCTGTCTGGACGTACTCTCCTCGTCGTAGGGGAGATCTACGTCATCCACAGTATCGGTCATCAGTTCCGGGTAAGTGCCTGTCTCTTAAGAGGCTTCGGGTGACAGACCTTTTCGAGGTGTTTTGCTGCCCATCAGGATAATTCCTGAAGGTAATAAACTAGAAAGGGAAATATTATTACCCTGTATTCGGAATAGGTGATTGATGAGTGTGCCAGAGCTATCCCAGTCGAACAATAGTCGGTTACAGGACGCGGATTCGACCGAGGTCGTCCGTGACCTTCCACCGAGTGCAAAGCTAGTCGCAAAAGTATTGGAATACAACGAGACGATGTCCCAGAGTGACCTCGCGGACGAAACGCTCCTTCCGCCGCGTACCGTCCGCTATGCGCTGAACCGTCTCGAAGAAGAAGACCTCGTGGACTCGCGGTTTTCGTTCTCGGACGCCCGAAAACGCCTCTACTCCCTCGACGTCGAATAGACCGAACGTTTTTATCTGAATACGCGGCCAATGGCGGCCATGTCTTCGGAACCCCTGCTTGTCATCTCCACCATCCATCCCTCGTTCTCACGACCGCGTCGTGTCGCTCACGGAAATCATTTAACAGCAGGCGGCCAACGAACAAATCAATGACACGGGTGATTCACACGGGCGACACCCACATCGGGTATCGTCAGTACCATTCGCCCGAACGACGGAACGATTTCCTCTCCGCGTTCGACCGCGTCGTGGACGACGCAATCGAAGACGACTTCGACGCCGTCATCCACGCTGGCGATTTGTTTCACGACCGCCGACCTGGACTCTCCGACCTCCACGGAACGATTTCCGTTCTTCGGAAACTCGACCGTGCAGGGATACCGTTTCTCGCTATCGTCGGAAACCACGAGAGTACCCGCGGCGAGCAGTGGCTCGACCTCCTCGAAACCCTCGGGTTGGCGACCCGACTGGGTGCGAAACCGGTCTCAGTCGGCGACACAGCGTTTTACGGCTTGGACCACGTTCCCGAATCGAAGCGGGACGACCTCGAATACGAGTTCGAGCCCCACGAGCGGGACCATGCAGCGCTCGTCGCGCACGGACTGTTCACCCCGTTTGACTTCGGAAACTGGGACGCTGACGTCGTGCTTACCGAATCGTCGATATCGTTCGACGCGATGTTACTCGGCGATAACCACAAACCGGGAAAAGAGCGCGTCGAGGGGACGTGGGTCACGTACTGTGGTTCGACCGAGCGCGCGAGCGCGAGCGAGCGCGACGACCGTGGGTACAACATCGTCACGTTCGACGAGGACGTGGCGATTACTCGTCGGGGAATCGAAACCCGAGACTTCGAATTCATCTCGGTCGAGCTCGACCGAGAGGAGGGTATCGACCGCGTCCGCGAAGTCGTCCGGGAGTACGATCTCGACGATTCGGTCGCGCTGATTTCCATCGACGGTGACGGCGGAGACGTCACTCATGCGCGCGTCGAGGAGTTCGCATTGGACGAAGGGGCACTCGTCGCACGAGTCAACGACCGACGTGAAATCGAGTCGGAGGACAGTGACCATTCGGTTTCGTTCGCCGACCCGGACGACGCCGTCAGAAAACGGGTTCGTGGAATGGGTCTCAGCGAGACGGCCCACGACGTAGACGAAATCGTTCGAGCGAGCAAAGTTGCGGACTCGAACGTTCGGAGCGCAGTCGAAGAACACGTCATCGACCGTATCTCGGAGGGGATCGAAGCGTTCGAACCCGCTTCCGAGGAGGGGGATGCGGACGAAGGAACCGACGAAACGACTGACGTAAGCGCCAACGGACAAATGAAGCCCGAAAAAGAAACAGGCGACTCCGCAGAAGCATCCGATGCATCGGACCCCACCGATACGGCCGGTGAAACGGCGGATGCAGAGGCGGACACGGCTGCGACGGCGGACGCCGGAGATTCCACCGACAGCACCGACAGCACCGACACCTCGGATTCAGCGGGCACGGCTATCGATGACCAAGTCTCGATGGAGGATTACCTGTGAGGTTCGACCGAATTCGGCTCTCGAATTTCAAATGCTACGAAGACGCGGACTTGCATCTCGACACGGGTGTCACCGTCATCCACGGTCTCAACGGGAGCGGCAAATCGTCATTGCTCGAAGCGTGCTTCTTTGCCCTCTACGGTGCGCGAGCACTCGACCGAACGTTGGAAGATATCGTCACCATCGGCGCGGAGGACGCCGAAGTCGAACTGTGGTTCGAACACGCAGGCGGCAACTACCATATCCATCGTCGAATTCGAGCGACTGGGGATTCGGCCCAGACCGCAAAGTGCGTCCTCGAAACCCCCGAGGGCAGTTTCGACGGTGCACGGGACGTTCGTAACCACATCACCTCGCTGTTTCGCATGGATGCGGAGGCGTTCGTCAACTGTGCGTACGTCCGTCAGGGCGAAGTGAACAAACTCATCAACGCGACACCGACCCAGCGGCAGGACATGATAGACGACCTCCTCCAATTAGGAAAGCTGGAGGTGTATCGGGAACGGGCTAGCGATGCCCGCCTCGGCGTCAAAAGCGTTCTCGACGACCGCCGTGGTAGTCTCTCCGAACTCGAATCACAAATCGAAACGAAGGAGGAAAAGGATCTCCACGGATCGCTGAACGACCTCGAATCGAATCGGAAGGAGACGGAAGCCGATATCGAACGGTACGAGAAACAGCGCGACAACGCTCAACAGACCCTCGATGACGCGAAAAACGTGCTCGAAACGTACGATGAAAAGCGTGACGAGCTATCGTCACTCGAGGACGATATCGAAACGCTGCAGACGGAGATCACGGAAACCGAACAGGAACGAGAAACCGTCCGAGGCCAGGCAAGCGAGATACGGGAGCGAATCACGGAGTTGGAATCGGACGTCGATGCCGCGCTCGACGAGACGGAACTCGATACGGCGACGGAAGATGCCATCGACGCACGAATCGCCGAACTGGATGCGAAAGACGAGGAGGTAAGCGAGGAGCTGGAAGACGCCCGGATGAAAGCCCAGATGTTCGACAATCAGGCGTCGAATCTCGCCGAACGCGCGGACGAACTCGAAAAACGAGCGCAGGAAAAACGAAGTCGGGCCGAACACCTCACCACGGAAGTCGAGAGTGCGACTACAGAACTCGAAAACCGCCGCGAGAAACTAACCGAACTGGATACCGAAATCGAATCACAGCGCGAAACGTTCGAGGACTCGCCGGTCGAATTCGGGGAAGCAGACGACCATCTCGAGTCGCTTCGAGTGGAACTAGCCGATTGTCGGGAGGATGTAACTGAGTGCCGAACGAAACTCCGAACCGCGAAGGAACAGGTCGAGGAAGCGGAAGAGCTGCTTTCGGCGGGGAAATGTCCGGAGTGCGGACAGTCGGTCGAAGAATCGCCGCACGTCGATACGATAACCGAAGACCGTAAACGGGTGACGGAACTCGAATCCCAACTCGATGAACTCCGCGAAAGACGGACGGAACTCGAATCGAAAATCGAGACCGTCGAATCGCTCGTCGCCGCGGAAAACCGCGTCCACGAACTCGAAAACAACCAACAAAACGTCGAACAGTTGATCGACAGCCGTGAG of the Haladaptatus caseinilyticus genome contains:
- a CDS encoding MarR family transcriptional regulator, giving the protein MSVPELSQSNNSRLQDADSTEVVRDLPPSAKLVAKVLEYNETMSQSDLADETLLPPRTVRYALNRLEEEDLVDSRFSFSDARKRLYSLDVE
- the mre11 gene encoding DNA double-strand break repair protein Mre11, yielding MTRVIHTGDTHIGYRQYHSPERRNDFLSAFDRVVDDAIEDDFDAVIHAGDLFHDRRPGLSDLHGTISVLRKLDRAGIPFLAIVGNHESTRGEQWLDLLETLGLATRLGAKPVSVGDTAFYGLDHVPESKRDDLEYEFEPHERDHAALVAHGLFTPFDFGNWDADVVLTESSISFDAMLLGDNHKPGKERVEGTWVTYCGSTERASASERDDRGYNIVTFDEDVAITRRGIETRDFEFISVELDREEGIDRVREVVREYDLDDSVALISIDGDGGDVTHARVEEFALDEGALVARVNDRREIESEDSDHSVSFADPDDAVRKRVRGMGLSETAHDVDEIVRASKVADSNVRSAVEEHVIDRISEGIEAFEPASEEGDADEGTDETTDVSANGQMKPEKETGDSAEASDASDPTDTAGETADAEADTAATADAGDSTDSTDSTDTSDSAGTAIDDQVSMEDYL
- the rad50 gene encoding DNA double-strand break repair ATPase Rad50 translates to MRFDRIRLSNFKCYEDADLHLDTGVTVIHGLNGSGKSSLLEACFFALYGARALDRTLEDIVTIGAEDAEVELWFEHAGGNYHIHRRIRATGDSAQTAKCVLETPEGSFDGARDVRNHITSLFRMDAEAFVNCAYVRQGEVNKLINATPTQRQDMIDDLLQLGKLEVYRERASDARLGVKSVLDDRRGSLSELESQIETKEEKDLHGSLNDLESNRKETEADIERYEKQRDNAQQTLDDAKNVLETYDEKRDELSSLEDDIETLQTEITETEQERETVRGQASEIRERITELESDVDAALDETELDTATEDAIDARIAELDAKDEEVSEELEDARMKAQMFDNQASNLAERADELEKRAQEKRSRAEHLTTEVESATTELENRREKLTELDTEIESQRETFEDSPVEFGEADDHLESLRVELADCREDVTECRTKLRTAKEQVEEAEELLSAGKCPECGQSVEESPHVDTITEDRKRVTELESQLDELRERRTELESKIETVESLVAAENRVHELENNQQNVEQLIDSRETAIEEKREQVETLREDAEELLSDAESRTEDAAELESKAETHRDTVEELEREEEVIVESREQIERIRSLRGEIEDLEGELESFSEKRTHLEALNDQRRRRLAEKRSRHADLAETYDQSRVEEARENKKKAETYLEKVEAELTTLRERRDDLIDRIGGVRGEIEALENLRDRRDAVESRVSALESLYDESADLQAMYGDLRAELRQRNVESLERMLNEVFDLVYQNDSYSRIALDGEYRLTIYQKDGEPLDPEQLSGGERALFNLSLRCAIYRLLAEGIEGNAPMPPLILDEPTVFLDSGHVSQLVTLVDSMRELGVEQIIVVSHDEELVGAADDLVQVEKDSTTNRSHVEHGDSLVELLG